One segment of Corynebacterium atrinae DNA contains the following:
- the rplL gene encoding 50S ribosomal protein L7/L12, translating into MAKLTKDELIEAFKEMTLIELSEFVKEFEEVFEVTAAAPVAVAAAGAAGGEAAAAEEQSEFDVILEDAGAKKIGVIKAVRELVSGLGLKEAKELVEGAPKAVLEGASKEDAEAAKAKLEEAGAKVTLK; encoded by the coding sequence ATGGCTAAGCTCACCAAGGACGAGCTCATTGAGGCTTTCAAGGAGATGACCCTGATCGAGCTCTCCGAGTTCGTCAAGGAATTCGAAGAGGTCTTCGAGGTTACCGCTGCTGCACCGGTCGCCGTTGCTGCTGCAGGTGCCGCTGGCGGCGAGGCTGCCGCTGCTGAAGAGCAGTCCGAGTTCGACGTCATCCTCGAGGATGCCGGCGCCAAGAAGATCGGCGTCATCAAGGCTGTCCGCGAGCTCGTCTCCGGCCTGGGCCTGAAGGAAGCTAAGGAGCTCGTCGAGGGCGCACCGAAGGCTGTCCTCGAGGGCGCTTCCAAGGAAGACGCTGAAGCTGCCAAGGCAAAGCTGGAAGAGGCTGGCGCAAAGGTCACCCTCAAGTAA
- the rpoB gene encoding DNA-directed RNA polymerase subunit beta produces MLEGPILAVSRQTKSVTDIPGAPKRYSFAKISAPIEVPGLLDLQRESFAWLIGTPEWRARHQEERGPEARLTSGLEDILDELSPIQDYSENMSLSLSEPRFEPVKNSIDECKDKDINYSAPLYVTAEFINNETQEIKSQTVFIGDFPMMTPKGTFIVNGTERVVVSQLVRSPGVYFDQTIDKSTERPLHSVKVIPSRGAWLEFDVDKRDTVGVRIDRKRRQPVTVLLKALGWTTEQIQERFGFSEIMMSTLESDGVANTDEALLEIYRKQRPGEQPTRDLARSLLDNSFFRAKRYDLAKVGRYKVNRKLGLGGDHDGLMTLTEEDIATTLEYLVRLHVGERSMTSPTGEIIPVETDDIDHFGNRRLRTVGELIQNQVRVGLSRMERVVRERMTTQDAESITPTSLINVRPVSAAIREFFGTSQLSQFMDQNNSLSGLTHKRRLSALGPGGLSRERAGIEVRDVHPSHYGRMCPIETPEGPNIGLIGSLASYARVNAFGFIETPYLKVVDGRVTDIVEYLTADEEDRYAIAQASIERDADGVITADRIEVRLKDGAIGVVTDGYGVDYIDVSPRQMVSVATAMIPFLEHDDANRALMGANMQRQAVPLVRAEAPYVGTGMEKRAAYDAGDMVITPKAGVVENVSADVITIMDDEGIRDTYLLRKFERTNQGTSYNQTPLVNMGDRVEAGQVIADGPGTHNGEMSLGRNLLVAFMPWEGHNYEDAIILNQRVVEEDILTSIHIEEHEIDARDTKLGAEEITREIPNVSEDVLRDLDDRGIVRIGADVRAGDILVGKVTPKGETELTPEERLLRAIFGEKAREVRDTSMKVPHGENGKVIGVRRFAREDDDDLAPGVNEMIRVYVAQKRKIQDGDKLAGRHGNKGVVGKILPPEDMPFMADGTPVDIILNTHGVPRRMNIGQVLEIHLGWLAAAGWSVDPEDPKNAELIKTLPEELYDVPAGSLTATPVFDGATNEELSGLLANSRPNRDGDVMVDETGKTMLLDGRSGEPFPYPVSVGYMYLLKLHHLVDEKIHARSTGPYSMITQQPLGGKAQFGGQRFGEMEVWAMQAYGAAYTLQELLTIKSDDVVGRVKVYEAIVKGENIPDPGIPESFKVLLKELQSLCLNVEVLSADGTPMELSGSDDDELDSAGSSLGINLSHDERSDADVS; encoded by the coding sequence GTGCTGGAAGGACCCATCTTGGCAGTCTCCCGCCAGACCAAGTCAGTGACCGACATTCCCGGAGCCCCGAAGCGATATTCTTTCGCTAAGATCTCCGCGCCCATCGAAGTTCCGGGTCTTCTTGACCTGCAGCGTGAATCCTTCGCGTGGCTGATTGGCACGCCCGAGTGGCGTGCCCGCCATCAGGAGGAGCGTGGGCCGGAAGCCCGCTTGACCAGTGGACTCGAGGATATTCTTGACGAGTTGTCGCCGATTCAGGACTACTCCGAGAATATGTCGTTGTCGCTGTCTGAGCCGCGCTTCGAGCCGGTGAAGAACTCTATTGATGAGTGCAAGGACAAAGATATTAACTACTCTGCGCCGCTGTATGTGACGGCAGAGTTCATTAACAATGAAACCCAAGAGATCAAGTCTCAGACGGTGTTCATTGGTGATTTCCCGATGATGACGCCGAAGGGCACGTTCATCGTCAACGGCACCGAGCGTGTCGTGGTCTCTCAGCTCGTCCGTTCCCCGGGCGTCTACTTCGACCAGACGATTGATAAGTCCACGGAGCGACCGCTGCACTCTGTGAAGGTGATTCCTTCCCGCGGTGCGTGGCTCGAATTCGACGTCGATAAGCGAGACACCGTAGGTGTCCGTATTGACCGTAAGCGTCGCCAGCCGGTGACGGTGCTGCTCAAGGCCCTTGGTTGGACCACTGAGCAGATTCAGGAGCGATTCGGTTTCTCCGAGATCATGATGTCCACCCTCGAGTCTGATGGTGTGGCCAACACCGATGAGGCTTTGCTGGAGATCTACCGCAAGCAGCGTCCGGGCGAGCAGCCCACGCGCGACCTTGCTCGTTCCCTGCTGGACAACTCTTTCTTCCGTGCGAAGCGCTACGACTTGGCCAAGGTGGGCCGCTACAAGGTCAACCGCAAGCTCGGCCTCGGCGGCGACCACGACGGTCTGATGACGCTGACCGAAGAGGACATTGCCACCACCCTGGAGTACCTCGTTCGCCTGCACGTCGGCGAGCGTTCCATGACCTCCCCGACCGGCGAGATCATTCCGGTGGAGACCGACGACATTGACCACTTTGGTAACCGTCGTCTGCGCACCGTCGGTGAGCTGATTCAAAACCAGGTCCGCGTTGGCCTGTCCCGCATGGAGCGCGTCGTCCGCGAGCGCATGACCACGCAGGACGCTGAGTCGATCACCCCGACCTCGCTGATCAACGTCCGTCCGGTCTCGGCCGCGATCCGTGAGTTCTTTGGTACCTCCCAGCTGTCCCAGTTCATGGACCAGAACAACTCGCTGTCGGGCCTGACCCACAAGCGTCGTCTGTCCGCACTGGGCCCGGGTGGTCTCTCCCGTGAGCGCGCCGGCATTGAGGTCCGCGACGTTCACCCGTCTCACTACGGCCGCATGTGCCCGATTGAGACCCCGGAAGGCCCGAACATTGGCCTCATCGGTTCGCTCGCGTCCTACGCCCGGGTGAATGCTTTCGGTTTCATTGAGACCCCGTACCTGAAGGTCGTTGACGGCCGAGTGACCGACATTGTCGAGTACCTCACCGCCGACGAGGAGGATCGCTACGCCATTGCGCAGGCCTCCATCGAGCGCGACGCTGACGGCGTCATCACCGCTGACCGCATTGAGGTTCGCCTCAAGGACGGCGCCATCGGCGTGGTCACCGACGGTTACGGTGTGGACTACATTGACGTGTCCCCGCGCCAGATGGTCTCCGTCGCTACCGCGATGATTCCGTTCCTCGAGCACGACGATGCTAACCGTGCCCTCATGGGTGCGAACATGCAGCGTCAGGCTGTGCCGCTGGTCCGCGCCGAGGCCCCGTACGTGGGCACCGGCATGGAAAAGCGCGCTGCTTACGATGCTGGCGATATGGTCATCACCCCGAAGGCTGGCGTGGTGGAGAATGTCTCGGCTGACGTCATCACCATCATGGACGATGAGGGCATCCGCGACACCTACCTGCTGCGCAAGTTCGAGCGCACCAACCAGGGCACGAGCTACAACCAGACCCCTCTGGTCAACATGGGCGATCGCGTCGAGGCCGGTCAGGTTATCGCCGACGGCCCCGGTACCCACAACGGTGAAATGTCCCTCGGCCGCAACCTCCTGGTTGCGTTCATGCCGTGGGAAGGCCACAACTACGAGGACGCGATCATCCTCAACCAGCGTGTGGTGGAAGAGGACATCCTCACTTCCATCCACATCGAGGAGCACGAGATCGATGCCCGCGACACCAAGCTCGGTGCCGAGGAGATCACCCGTGAGATCCCGAACGTCTCCGAAGATGTCCTGCGCGACCTCGACGACCGCGGCATCGTCCGCATCGGCGCCGACGTTCGCGCTGGCGACATCCTCGTCGGCAAGGTCACCCCGAAGGGTGAGACCGAACTGACCCCGGAGGAGCGTTTGCTTCGCGCCATCTTCGGCGAGAAGGCCCGCGAGGTCCGCGACACCTCCATGAAGGTGCCGCACGGCGAAAACGGCAAGGTCATTGGTGTGCGTCGCTTCGCCCGCGAGGACGACGACGATCTGGCTCCGGGTGTCAACGAGATGATCCGCGTCTACGTGGCCCAGAAGCGCAAGATCCAGGACGGCGATAAGCTCGCCGGCCGCCACGGCAACAAGGGCGTCGTGGGCAAGATCCTCCCGCCGGAGGACATGCCGTTCATGGCCGACGGAACCCCCGTCGACATCATCTTGAACACCCACGGTGTCCCGCGTCGTATGAACATCGGCCAGGTCCTGGAGATCCACCTCGGTTGGTTGGCAGCAGCCGGCTGGTCCGTCGATCCTGAGGATCCGAAGAACGCCGAGCTCATCAAGACCCTCCCCGAGGAGCTTTACGACGTCCCCGCTGGGTCGCTCACCGCGACCCCCGTCTTCGACGGTGCCACCAACGAAGAGCTCTCCGGCCTGCTGGCTAACTCCCGCCCGAACCGTGACGGCGACGTCATGGTCGACGAGACCGGTAAGACGATGCTTCTCGACGGTCGCTCCGGCGAACCGTTCCCGTACCCCGTTTCGGTGGGCTACATGTACCTCCTCAAGCTCCACCACCTGGTGGACGAGAAGATCCACGCCCGCTCTACCGGCCCGTACTCCATGATCACCCAGCAGCCGCTCGGCGGTAAGGCCCAGTTCGGTGGCCAGCGCTTCGGTGAGATGGAGGTGTGGGCAATGCAGGCATATGGTGCTGCCTACACGCTGCAGGAGCTTCTGACCATCAAGTCCGATGACGTTGTCGGCCGTGTCAAGGTCTACGAAGCGATCGTTAAGGGTGAGAACATCCCGGACCCGGGTATTCCCGAGTCCTTCAAGGTTCTCCTCAAGGAGCTGCAGTCCCTGTGCCTCAACGTGGAGGTTCTCTCCGCCGACGGCACCCCGATGGAACTGTCTGGTTCTGATGACGACGAGCTCGACTCCGCTGGATCCTCGCTGGGCATCAACCTGTCCCACGACGAGCGCTCCGACGCTGACGTCAGCTAA
- a CDS encoding DUF3068 domain-containing protein, producing MLGKSRLVSVLLFGLGVALVVAGLIAPRFVHLDARMSLNSGGSTWTLTDASAESRLVADPEGRVVDAPVTRQLHMDIQNPSDENMASLRVGETLMRDSQQGDLDRLISAEVWTLSVDRLTGAVEGPAVLSDQLASPVSEVTIDGYWLKFPSQAKQTTYEVFDPTLRATRPAAFAEELEMNGRTVYRYRQDIEREMVAQSFASPLNTTTFEGEEGDPRGFLFHSVTRDFLVDKVSGLVVEIREDVDDYYGTADGEKRQQVLLFDGSMSQAQIDDHLAEAAKVKDRGVAAAVRWGVVAVGAILVLAGLLGAFRARRARA from the coding sequence ATGCTTGGAAAATCGCGTCTTGTCTCGGTCCTGCTGTTCGGCTTGGGAGTTGCCCTCGTCGTGGCTGGGTTGATTGCGCCGCGGTTTGTTCACCTGGATGCTCGGATGTCGTTGAACTCGGGTGGGAGTACGTGGACGTTGACTGATGCGTCGGCGGAGTCGAGGTTGGTGGCTGATCCGGAAGGTCGGGTGGTGGATGCGCCGGTGACTCGTCAGTTGCACATGGATATTCAGAATCCTTCTGATGAGAATATGGCGTCGCTTCGGGTGGGGGAGACGCTCATGCGGGATAGCCAGCAGGGTGATCTTGATCGGTTGATCAGTGCGGAGGTGTGGACGTTGAGCGTTGATCGTCTCACCGGCGCGGTGGAGGGCCCGGCGGTGCTCAGTGATCAGCTGGCGAGCCCGGTCAGTGAGGTCACGATTGATGGCTACTGGCTGAAGTTCCCCTCCCAGGCCAAGCAGACGACCTATGAAGTTTTCGATCCCACCCTTCGCGCGACCCGTCCGGCAGCTTTCGCCGAGGAGCTGGAGATGAATGGGCGGACGGTCTACCGCTATCGCCAGGATATTGAGCGGGAGATGGTGGCCCAGTCGTTCGCGTCGCCGTTGAACACGACCACTTTCGAGGGAGAGGAGGGGGATCCGCGCGGCTTCCTCTTCCATTCGGTCACGCGGGACTTCTTGGTGGATAAGGTCTCCGGGTTGGTCGTGGAAATCCGGGAAGATGTCGATGATTATTACGGAACCGCCGATGGAGAGAAGCGCCAGCAGGTGCTGCTTTTCGACGGCTCCATGTCCCAGGCGCAGATCGACGATCACCTCGCCGAGGCGGCAAAGGTAAAAGACCGTGGCGTCGCCGCGGCTGTGCGTTGGGGGGTCGTGGCGGTCGGCGCCATCCTAGTGCTCGCCGGTTTGTTGGGGGCCTTCCGGGCGCGACGCGCCCGCGCGTAA